One Caldalkalibacillus thermarum DNA segment encodes these proteins:
- the rsfS gene encoding ribosome silencing factor — METQDLLKAVVDSAEDKKAQDIVVLDIRGLSVVADYFVICHGNSETQVQAIAEAVREKAEEMGLNLKPLEGFEQARWVLIDLGDVIVHVFHREEREFYNLEKIWADAPRLAWSAER, encoded by the coding sequence ATGGAGACTCAGGACCTTCTTAAAGCGGTGGTGGATAGCGCCGAAGATAAAAAAGCCCAGGATATTGTGGTGCTGGATATTAGAGGGTTGTCTGTCGTTGCCGATTATTTCGTGATTTGCCACGGGAACTCGGAAACACAAGTACAAGCCATAGCTGAGGCTGTGCGGGAAAAGGCTGAGGAAATGGGATTAAATCTCAAGCCGCTGGAAGGCTTTGAGCAGGCCCGCTGGGTGTTGATTGATCTGGGAGATGTGATTGTTCACGTCTTTCACAGGGAAGAGCGTGAGTTTTATAATCTGGAAAAAATTTGGGCAGATGCGCCCCGCCTGGCTTGGTCAGCTGAAAGATAA
- the yqeK gene encoding bis(5'-nucleosyl)-tetraphosphatase (symmetrical) YqeK, producing the protein MNREEMFAQVKKVLTPHRYQHTIGVWQTAVRLAERYGADVEKAEAAAIFHDYAKYRPEGEMRKLIETVREIPNDLVEYNKELWHAFVGAYVVKHEVGLQDEEVLAAIRYHTTGRTGMTPLEKVVYLADYIEPGRSFPGVDDVRRTAEEDLDRAVYMALERTIRFLEERGEKVYPLSRAAYEDLKIKEESHGDSGPS; encoded by the coding sequence CTGAACCGGGAAGAAATGTTTGCACAAGTGAAAAAGGTATTAACTCCTCACCGTTACCAGCATACGATTGGAGTCTGGCAAACAGCTGTCCGCTTGGCAGAGCGGTATGGTGCCGATGTGGAGAAAGCAGAAGCAGCTGCCATTTTCCATGATTATGCGAAATACAGACCAGAGGGTGAAATGCGCAAGCTGATTGAAACGGTAAGAGAGATTCCTAATGACTTGGTGGAGTACAACAAAGAATTATGGCATGCCTTTGTAGGCGCTTATGTGGTCAAGCATGAAGTGGGGCTCCAAGACGAAGAAGTGCTGGCCGCGATCCGTTATCATACCACGGGAAGAACTGGCATGACCCCGCTGGAAAAAGTGGTTTATCTGGCTGATTACATAGAACCTGGACGCTCCTTTCCCGGAGTGGACGATGTGCGGCGGACAGCTGAAGAGGATCTGGACCGGGCAGTATACATGGCTTTGGAGAGGACCATCCGTTTTCTTGAAGAAAGAGGGGAAAAAGTGTATCCTTTGAGCAGAGCTGCTTATGAAGACTTGAAAATTAAGGAGGAATCCCATGGAGACTCAGGACCTTCTTAA